The proteins below are encoded in one region of Pseudomonas entomophila L48:
- a CDS encoding MMPL family transporter: protein MPTERLLPRLFAGLLLIMLAVAGWQWHRGAPLSADLMTLVPGATQDPLVKQAEQRMQEPLNRELLVLVGHPQREQAVALAEHLAGQWQASGLFEKVQWSVQTDLQALRGQLLQGRLAMLSARDRQLLAEQPDAFVEQRLQSLFDPFAGFSLVASQDDWLGLTGRIQQSQPKPVNVQLDTASGALMAEADGQQWVLLRARTLGNAFDMHLPLQVADLLAHARVEASQQGAQLLAASGLLYAAAGQQQASREITWVGGGATVGILLLLLLAFRRWRVLLAFVPVLVGMLFGSVVCVALFGQMHVMTLVLGSSLIGVAVDYPLHYLSKSWSLQPWRSWPAVRLTLPGLSLSLATSCIGYLALAFTPFPALTQIAAFSAAGLVGAYLSAVCLLPALLGGVELRPAQWPLRVAQWLTALRAGLLRRVPSAALLALLVLFCAAGLWRLDSRNDVRQWVGSPPQLLEEAQAVARVTGYQPTSQFYLVRGTDPQQLLERLRALSEKLDELVDLGKLKGYMSLDRLVASPAEQARTLQALERLPEHWQPLLAQGVPETALQAELKQLHQLPIQSIDDVLAGPLGEPWRALWLGQVDQGVAAVVSLQGLNDTALLRLQADGLPGVQLVDRLGELNQLFAATQISAAELKLLSCALILVLLVLPFGLRGALRIVALPLLAALCSLALLGWFGQPLTLFSLFGLLLVTAIGVDYAILMHERVGGEAVSLLGTLLAALTTWLSFGLLALSSTPAVSNFGLAVSLGLAMSFILAPWAASREGAHS from the coding sequence TTGCCGACTGAACGCCTGTTGCCGCGCCTGTTCGCGGGCCTGCTGCTGATCATGCTCGCCGTGGCTGGCTGGCAATGGCATCGGGGCGCGCCGCTGTCGGCCGACCTGATGACCCTGGTACCGGGCGCCACCCAGGACCCGCTGGTCAAGCAAGCCGAGCAGCGTATGCAAGAGCCGCTCAACCGCGAGCTGCTGGTGCTGGTCGGCCATCCCCAACGTGAACAGGCCGTCGCCCTCGCCGAGCACCTGGCCGGTCAGTGGCAAGCCAGCGGCCTGTTCGAAAAGGTGCAGTGGAGTGTCCAGACCGACCTGCAGGCCCTGCGCGGGCAACTGCTGCAAGGGCGCCTGGCGATGCTCTCGGCCCGTGACCGGCAACTGCTGGCCGAGCAACCCGACGCCTTTGTCGAACAACGCCTGCAAAGCCTGTTCGACCCCTTCGCCGGCTTCAGCCTGGTGGCGAGCCAGGATGACTGGCTCGGCCTGACCGGTCGCATCCAGCAGAGCCAGCCCAAGCCGGTCAACGTGCAACTGGACACCGCCAGCGGCGCGCTGATGGCCGAGGCCGACGGCCAGCAGTGGGTGCTGCTGCGCGCTCGCACCCTGGGCAACGCCTTCGACATGCACCTGCCCTTGCAGGTGGCCGACCTGCTGGCCCACGCCCGCGTCGAGGCCAGCCAGCAAGGCGCCCAGCTGCTGGCGGCCAGCGGCCTGCTGTACGCTGCTGCCGGCCAGCAACAGGCCAGTCGCGAGATCACCTGGGTCGGCGGCGGCGCCACCGTGGGCATCCTGCTGCTGTTGCTGCTGGCCTTCCGCCGCTGGCGCGTGTTGCTGGCCTTCGTGCCGGTGCTGGTGGGCATGCTGTTCGGCTCGGTGGTGTGCGTGGCGCTGTTCGGGCAGATGCACGTGATGACCCTGGTGCTCGGCTCCAGCCTGATCGGCGTGGCCGTCGACTACCCGCTGCACTACCTGTCCAAGAGCTGGAGCCTGCAACCCTGGCGCAGCTGGCCGGCCGTGCGCCTCACGCTGCCGGGGTTGAGCCTGAGCCTGGCGACCAGTTGCATCGGCTACCTGGCCCTGGCCTTCACGCCGTTCCCCGCGCTGACCCAGATCGCCGCGTTCTCGGCCGCCGGCCTGGTCGGCGCCTACCTCAGCGCCGTGTGCCTGCTGCCGGCCTTGCTCGGTGGCGTCGAGCTGCGCCCGGCCCAATGGCCGCTGCGGGTGGCGCAATGGCTGACCGCGCTGCGCGCCGGCCTGCTGCGCCGTGTCCCCAGCGCCGCACTGCTGGCCCTGCTGGTGCTGTTCTGCGCCGCCGGGCTGTGGCGCCTGGACAGCCGCAACGACGTGCGCCAGTGGGTCGGCAGCCCACCCCAGCTGCTGGAAGAAGCCCAGGCGGTGGCGCGCGTCACCGGATACCAGCCCACCAGCCAGTTCTACCTGGTGCGCGGCACCGACCCGCAGCAACTGCTGGAGCGCCTGCGGGCGTTGTCGGAAAAACTCGACGAGCTGGTCGACCTGGGCAAGCTCAAGGGCTACATGTCCCTCGACCGCCTGGTTGCCAGCCCCGCCGAGCAGGCGCGCACGCTCCAGGCCCTGGAGCGGCTGCCCGAACACTGGCAACCGCTGCTGGCCCAAGGCGTGCCGGAAACCGCGCTGCAGGCCGAGCTCAAGCAATTGCACCAACTGCCGATCCAGTCCATCGACGATGTCCTCGCCGGCCCCTTGGGCGAACCCTGGCGCGCCTTGTGGCTGGGCCAGGTGGACCAGGGCGTGGCCGCCGTCGTCAGTCTCCAGGGGTTGAACGACACCGCCTTGCTGCGCCTGCAAGCCGATGGCCTGCCCGGCGTGCAACTGGTGGACCGGCTGGGTGAGTTGAACCAGCTGTTCGCCGCCACCCAGATCAGCGCCGCCGAGCTCAAGCTGCTGTCGTGCGCGCTGATCCTGGTGCTGCTGGTGCTGCCGTTCGGCCTGCGCGGTGCCTTGCGCATCGTCGCCCTGCCCCTGCTCGCCGCGCTGTGCAGCCTGGCCCTGCTGGGTTGGTTCGGCCAGCCGCTGACGTTGTTCAGCCTGTTCGGCCTGCTGCTGGTGACCGCCATCGGCGTCGACTACGCGATCCTCATGCATGAGCGCGTCGGCGGCGAGGCGGTGAGCCTGCTGGGCACCCTGCTGGCGGCACTGACCACCTGGCTGTCGTTCGGCCTGCTGGCCCTGTCGAGCACACCGGCGGTAAGCAACTTCGGCCTGGCGGTGAGCCTGGGCCTGGCAATGAGCTTCATCCTGGCCCCCTGGGCCGCGTCGCGCGAAGGAGCGCACAGCTGA
- a CDS encoding outer membrane lipoprotein carrier protein LolA, translating into MDRNAVPCSPWHRASRALAALLLLLASPLTLAFTLDDLQKQLSEPAVVSGPFIQEKHLRALPQPLTSKGRFVLARDHGLLWLLQTPLRQDYRIDAQGIARRDPSGWQTLPARSAGAEQNRLFFAVLQGDSSGLQRDFDLALSGDAMHWQLRLTPRSLLLKQVFTRIDIAGGRYVERIELSETQGDSTVLRMPESQGASALSDAERSDFAD; encoded by the coding sequence ATGGACCGCAACGCGGTCCCATGCTCGCCCTGGCACCGCGCATCACGCGCATTGGCCGCGCTCCTGCTACTGCTCGCCAGCCCCCTGACCCTGGCCTTCACCCTCGACGACCTGCAAAAACAGCTCAGCGAACCCGCCGTGGTCAGCGGCCCGTTCATCCAGGAAAAACACCTGCGCGCCCTGCCCCAGCCACTGACCAGCAAGGGCCGCTTCGTCCTGGCCCGCGACCATGGCCTGCTCTGGCTGCTGCAAACCCCGCTGCGCCAGGACTACCGCATCGACGCCCAGGGCATCGCCCGCCGCGACCCGAGTGGCTGGCAAACGCTGCCCGCCCGCAGTGCCGGCGCCGAGCAGAACCGCCTGTTCTTCGCCGTACTGCAAGGCGACAGCAGCGGCCTGCAACGCGACTTCGACCTGGCGCTGTCAGGCGACGCCATGCACTGGCAACTGCGCCTGACCCCGCGTTCGCTGCTGCTCAAGCAAGTGTTCACCCGCATCGACATCGCCGGCGGGCGCTACGTCGAGCGCATCGAGCTGAGCGAGACCCAGGGCGACAGCACCGTGCTGCGCATGCCCGAGAGCCAAGGCGCCAGCGCCCTCAGCGACGCGGAGCGCAGCGATTTTGCCGACTGA
- a CDS encoding acyl-CoA thioesterase produces the protein MRNPGVFHVDSEIVVPFFDVDSMHIVWHGHYVKYLEVARCALLDRLEHDYLRMQASGYAWPVIDLQLRYIRGATFGQRLSVRASLVEWENRLKIHYLISDATTGERMTRASTVQVAVHIESGEMQLASPQAMLDAVAKVLP, from the coding sequence ATGCGTAACCCCGGGGTGTTTCACGTCGACAGCGAGATCGTCGTGCCGTTCTTCGACGTCGACAGCATGCACATCGTCTGGCACGGCCACTATGTGAAGTACCTGGAAGTCGCCCGCTGCGCGCTGCTCGACCGCCTGGAGCACGACTACCTGCGCATGCAGGCCAGCGGCTATGCGTGGCCGGTAATCGACCTGCAGCTGCGCTACATCCGCGGCGCCACCTTCGGCCAGCGCCTGAGCGTGCGCGCCAGCCTGGTGGAGTGGGAGAACCGCTTGAAGATCCACTACCTGATCAGCGATGCCACCACCGGCGAGCGCATGACCCGCGCCAGCACCGTGCAGGTGGCCGTGCACATCGAAAGCGGCGAGATGCAGCTGGCCTCCCCCCAGGCCATGCTCGACGCCGTCGCCAAGGTGCTGCCATGA
- a CDS encoding HAL/PAL/TAL family ammonia-lyase has protein sequence MTMHPHEPVTFGEAPLAIEDVLALAERRAPSRLQADAAYRERIARGARFLDTLLDKEGVIYGVTTGYGDSCVVAVPLEHVEALPRHLYTFHGCGLGRLLDAPATRAVLAARLRSLSHGVSGVRLELLERLQAFIEHDILPLIPEEGSVGASGDLTPLSYVAAALSGEREVMYNGERRTSADVHRELGWQPLVLRPKEALALMNGTAVMTGLACLAFARADYLLKLATRITALNVIALQGNPEHFDERLFAAKPHPGQTQVAAWLRQDLAIDAPLPPLHRLQDRYSLRCAPHVLGVLADSLGWLRGFIETELNSANDNPIIDGDAERVLHGGHFYGGHIAFAMDSLKNLVANVADLLDRQLALLVDVRYNHGLPSNLSGAEAERAMLNHGFKAVQIGASAWTAEALKQTMPASVFSRSTECHNQDKVSMGTIAARDALRVLELTEQVAAATLLAANQGVWLRQRQADAHALPPALAQMHAALLEDFAPVTEDRALEHDLRLCLARIGQRHWGLHA, from the coding sequence ATGACGATGCATCCGCATGAGCCTGTAACCTTCGGCGAAGCGCCGCTGGCGATCGAAGACGTCCTGGCCCTGGCCGAGCGCCGCGCGCCGTCGCGCCTGCAGGCCGACGCCGCCTACCGCGAGCGCATCGCCCGTGGCGCGCGCTTCCTCGACACCTTGCTGGACAAGGAAGGGGTGATCTACGGCGTGACCACCGGCTACGGCGACTCCTGCGTGGTGGCCGTGCCGCTGGAGCATGTCGAGGCCCTGCCCCGCCACCTCTACACCTTCCACGGCTGCGGCCTGGGCCGGTTGCTCGACGCCCCGGCCACCCGCGCCGTGCTGGCGGCGCGCCTGCGCTCGCTGAGCCATGGCGTGTCCGGCGTGCGCCTGGAACTGCTGGAACGCCTGCAGGCCTTCATCGAGCACGACATCCTGCCGCTGATCCCCGAGGAAGGGTCGGTCGGCGCCAGCGGCGACCTGACGCCGCTGTCGTACGTGGCGGCGGCCCTGTCGGGCGAGCGCGAAGTCATGTACAACGGCGAGCGTCGCACCAGCGCCGACGTGCACCGCGAACTGGGCTGGCAGCCCCTGGTGCTGCGCCCCAAGGAAGCCCTGGCGCTGATGAACGGCACCGCGGTGATGACCGGCCTGGCCTGCCTGGCTTTCGCCCGCGCCGACTACCTGCTCAAGCTGGCCACGCGCATCACCGCGCTCAATGTCATCGCCCTGCAGGGCAACCCCGAGCACTTCGACGAGCGCCTGTTCGCCGCCAAGCCGCACCCCGGCCAGACCCAGGTCGCCGCCTGGCTGCGTCAGGACCTGGCCATCGACGCCCCGCTGCCACCACTGCACCGTTTGCAGGACCGCTACTCGCTGCGCTGCGCGCCCCACGTGCTGGGCGTGCTGGCTGACAGCCTGGGCTGGCTGCGCGGGTTCATCGAAACCGAACTCAACAGCGCCAACGACAACCCGATCATCGACGGCGACGCCGAGCGCGTGCTGCATGGCGGGCACTTCTATGGCGGGCACATCGCCTTCGCCATGGACAGCCTGAAAAACCTGGTGGCCAACGTCGCCGACCTGCTCGACCGCCAGCTCGCCCTGCTGGTGGACGTACGCTACAACCATGGCCTGCCGAGCAACCTCTCGGGCGCCGAGGCCGAGCGCGCCATGCTCAACCACGGTTTCAAGGCCGTGCAGATCGGCGCCAGCGCCTGGACCGCCGAGGCCCTCAAGCAGACCATGCCTGCCAGCGTGTTCTCCCGCTCCACCGAATGCCACAACCAGGACAAGGTGAGCATGGGCACCATCGCCGCCCGCGACGCCCTGCGCGTGCTGGAGCTGACCGAACAGGTCGCCGCCGCCACCCTGCTGGCCGCCAACCAGGGCGTCTGGCTGCGCCAGCGCCAGGCCGACGCGCACGCCCTGCCGCCGGCCCTGGCGCAGATGCACGCGGCACTGCTGGAGGACTTCGCGCCGGTCACCGAGGACCGTGCCCTCGAGCACGACCTGCGCCTGTGCCTGGCCCGTATCGGCCAGCGCCACTGGGGGCTGCATGCGTAA
- a CDS encoding glycosyl transferase, producing MSERPEHWAEHQERGSFWLMKLTATLARLLGRRVLSPLIHVIVAYFFIFGGRARRSAWQYQQRLHRWSAGQVQAPGQWRVFRQFMAFAEALLDKLDVWNGRLALSQIDIVDPANLRQQLRGERGQMLVGAHLGNLEVCRALAEIGEKVTMNVLVHTRHAEHFNRLLGEAGASHLRLIQVSELDPAVMLQLSERLERGEWLAIAGDRVPLHGGRTVEVDFLGHPAAFPQGPWLLAGLLGCPLNLLFCLKQQGRYQVTLEPFVERLHWRRGQRDAVIAEWAARYAERLGHYCAQAPLQWFNFYPFWKTDDDASA from the coding sequence ATGAGCGAACGCCCCGAGCACTGGGCCGAGCACCAGGAACGCGGCAGCTTCTGGCTTATGAAGCTCACCGCCACCCTCGCCCGCCTGCTCGGGCGGCGCGTGCTCAGCCCGCTGATCCACGTGATCGTCGCCTACTTCTTCATCTTCGGCGGCCGCGCCCGGCGCAGCGCCTGGCAGTACCAGCAGCGCCTGCATCGCTGGAGCGCCGGCCAGGTCCAGGCCCCCGGCCAGTGGCGCGTGTTCCGCCAGTTCATGGCCTTCGCCGAGGCCCTGCTGGACAAGCTCGACGTGTGGAACGGCCGGCTGGCGCTTTCGCAGATCGATATCGTCGACCCGGCCAACCTGCGCCAGCAGTTGCGTGGAGAGCGCGGCCAGATGCTGGTGGGCGCGCACCTGGGCAACCTGGAAGTGTGCCGGGCCCTGGCCGAGATCGGCGAAAAAGTGACCATGAACGTGCTGGTGCATACCCGCCATGCCGAACACTTCAACCGCCTGCTGGGCGAAGCCGGCGCCAGCCACCTGCGGCTGATCCAGGTCAGCGAGCTGGACCCGGCAGTGATGCTGCAACTGTCCGAACGCCTGGAGCGCGGCGAGTGGCTGGCGATTGCCGGCGACCGCGTGCCGCTGCACGGCGGGCGCACCGTGGAGGTGGACTTTCTCGGCCACCCGGCGGCATTCCCCCAGGGGCCGTGGCTGCTGGCCGGGCTGCTGGGTTGCCCGCTCAACCTGCTGTTCTGCCTCAAGCAACAGGGCCGTTACCAGGTCACCCTCGAGCCGTTCGTCGAGCGCCTGCACTGGCGCCGTGGCCAGCGCGACGCGGTGATCGCCGAATGGGCCGCCCGCTACGCCGAACGCCTGGGCCACTACTGCGCCCAGGCCCCGCTGCAATGGTTCAATTTCTACCCCTTCTGGAAGACCGATGACGATGCATCCGCATGA
- a CDS encoding glycosyltransferase family 2 protein, producing the protein MHKPCAVIPVYNHEQAVPQVVDDLLRAGLPCVLVDDASHAPCAQVLGQLAERDDVHLVTLAVNQGKGGAVMAGLREAARLGFSHALQVDADGQHDLADVSRFLEQSQAYPQALVCGYPQYDASVPKGRLYARYLTHVWVWINSLSLRIPDSMCGFRVYPLPATLAMIDSVNLGRRMDFDPEILVRLSWRNQPMRWLPTKVHYPQDGLSHFRLFHDNALISKMHAKLFFGMLLRAPLILWRRWRA; encoded by the coding sequence ATGCATAAGCCCTGCGCGGTGATCCCGGTGTACAACCACGAACAAGCGGTGCCCCAGGTGGTCGACGACCTGCTGCGCGCCGGCCTGCCCTGCGTGCTGGTCGATGACGCCAGCCATGCTCCCTGCGCCCAGGTACTGGGCCAACTGGCCGAGCGCGACGACGTTCACCTGGTCACCCTGGCGGTCAACCAGGGCAAGGGCGGCGCGGTGATGGCCGGCCTGCGCGAAGCCGCGCGCCTGGGCTTCAGCCACGCCCTGCAAGTGGACGCCGACGGCCAGCATGACCTGGCCGATGTCAGCCGTTTCCTGGAACAGTCGCAGGCTTACCCGCAAGCCCTGGTGTGTGGTTATCCACAGTACGACGCCAGCGTGCCCAAGGGTCGGCTGTATGCCCGCTACCTGACCCACGTGTGGGTGTGGATCAACAGCCTGTCGCTGCGCATCCCCGATTCGATGTGCGGCTTTCGCGTCTACCCGCTGCCCGCGACCCTGGCGATGATCGACAGCGTCAACCTCGGCCGGCGCATGGACTTCGACCCGGAGATCCTGGTGCGCCTGTCGTGGCGCAACCAGCCGATGCGCTGGCTGCCGACCAAGGTCCACTACCCCCAGGACGGCCTGTCGCACTTCCGCCTGTTCCACGACAACGCGCTGATCTCGAAGATGCACGCCAAGCTGTTCTTCGGCATGCTCCTGCGCGCCCCGCTGATCCTCTGGCGCAGGTGGCGAGCATGA
- a CDS encoding acyl-CoA synthetase family protein, with protein sequence MNWINLEHLLRPLDAPRLVTHAPALDHAELCRQALCLAGGLRQRGIRRLAVHLEDAASLAIALLGAWRAGVEVLLPADLQPATRERWHTQVDLWLTTDEQLDDLLGEALAPADLDVDTCRISLCTSGSSGEPKRIDKQLRQLANEVNALEQLWGQDLGNAWIIGSVATQHIYGLLFRVLWPLCAGRGFERRQLPFPEDLQRASREHAAFAWVASPALLKRMGDNLDWPALSPVRRMFSSGGELPSIAAERLHQRLGQWPTEILGSSETGGIAWRQGQPLWQPFADVRLSQDEHGALRIASPYLPAGHIEQSADAAEFSDDGRFRLLGRLDRIVKLEEKRISLPMLEQALCAHAWVAEARLGVIEEGRAYLGALVALTPAGLHALRNQGRRAVVDGLRQHLAGHCEALALPRRWRLARQLPLNPQGKLPHAELQALLLAPRSMAPEVLGHRQAGEELHLRLAVPLDLACFSGHFPQTPVLPGVVQLDWAIALAASHLQLAQRFAGMEVLKFQQLVRPGDELLLTLRFDATRGKLYFVYTCAGQPCSSGRIVLETAHA encoded by the coding sequence ATGAACTGGATCAACCTCGAACACCTGTTGCGCCCGCTGGACGCGCCGCGCCTGGTGACCCACGCGCCAGCACTGGACCACGCCGAGCTGTGCCGCCAGGCCCTGTGCCTGGCTGGAGGCCTGCGCCAACGCGGGATCCGGCGCCTGGCCGTGCACCTCGAAGACGCTGCGTCGCTGGCCATCGCCCTGCTCGGCGCCTGGCGCGCGGGCGTCGAAGTGTTGCTGCCCGCCGACCTGCAACCCGCCACCCGCGAGCGCTGGCACACCCAGGTCGACCTGTGGCTGACCACTGACGAGCAGCTCGACGACCTGCTGGGCGAAGCACTCGCCCCCGCCGACCTCGACGTCGACACCTGCCGCATCAGCCTGTGCACCTCCGGTTCCAGCGGCGAGCCCAAGCGCATCGACAAGCAACTGCGCCAGCTGGCCAACGAAGTGAACGCCCTGGAACAGCTCTGGGGCCAGGACCTGGGCAACGCCTGGATCATCGGTAGCGTCGCCACCCAACACATCTACGGCCTGCTGTTTCGCGTGCTCTGGCCACTGTGCGCCGGGCGCGGCTTCGAGCGCCGGCAACTGCCGTTCCCCGAGGACCTGCAGCGCGCCAGCCGCGAACACGCAGCGTTTGCCTGGGTGGCCAGCCCGGCGCTGCTCAAGCGCATGGGCGACAACCTCGACTGGCCAGCCCTGAGCCCGGTACGTCGGATGTTTTCCTCGGGCGGCGAGCTGCCGTCTATCGCCGCCGAACGCCTGCATCAGCGCCTGGGCCAGTGGCCGACCGAGATTCTCGGCAGCTCCGAGACCGGTGGCATCGCCTGGCGCCAGGGCCAACCCCTGTGGCAACCGTTCGCCGACGTGCGCTTGAGCCAGGATGAACACGGCGCCCTGCGCATCGCCTCGCCCTACCTGCCCGCCGGGCACATCGAGCAGAGCGCCGATGCCGCCGAGTTCAGCGACGACGGGCGCTTCCGCCTGCTTGGCCGGCTGGACCGCATCGTCAAGCTCGAAGAAAAACGCATCTCGCTGCCCATGCTCGAACAGGCCCTTTGCGCCCATGCCTGGGTCGCCGAGGCGCGCCTGGGGGTGATCGAGGAAGGTCGCGCCTACCTCGGCGCCCTGGTGGCCCTGACCCCGGCCGGCTTGCACGCCCTGCGCAACCAGGGCCGCCGCGCCGTGGTCGATGGCCTGCGCCAGCACCTGGCCGGCCACTGCGAGGCGCTGGCCCTGCCACGGCGCTGGCGCCTGGCGCGCCAGTTGCCGCTCAACCCCCAAGGCAAGCTGCCCCACGCCGAGCTGCAGGCATTGCTGTTGGCCCCACGCAGCATGGCGCCGGAGGTGCTGGGGCACCGGCAAGCGGGCGAGGAACTGCACCTGCGCCTGGCCGTCCCCCTGGACCTGGCCTGCTTCTCCGGGCACTTCCCGCAAACGCCGGTGCTGCCAGGCGTTGTCCAGCTCGACTGGGCGATCGCCCTGGCCGCCTCGCACCTGCAACTGGCCCAACGCTTCGCCGGCATGGAAGTGCTCAAGTTCCAGCAGCTGGTGCGCCCCGGCGACGAGCTGCTGCTGACCCTGCGCTTCGACGCGACACGCGGGAAGCTCTACTTCGTTTACACCTGCGCCGGGCAACCCTGCTCCAGCGGCCGCATCGTGCTGGAGACCGCCCATGCATAA
- a CDS encoding membrane protein, producing MKRLIGLGLLLAGLLYPFAVHFGMAHFAPWQFGLLLGGLWLARALSTPRRPGNLWMALVALAFCALLGLSDSPQLLRWYPVLISAFMLALFGASLLRGMPVAERLARLRDPDLPPHAVRYTRRVTQVWCLFFLGNGLIAASLTLWAPLAWWTLYNGLIAYAAMGLLFAIEWLIRQRVRGRS from the coding sequence ATGAAGCGTCTGATCGGCCTCGGCCTGCTGCTGGCCGGGCTGTTGTACCCCTTCGCGGTGCATTTCGGCATGGCCCATTTCGCCCCCTGGCAATTCGGCCTGCTGCTCGGTGGCCTGTGGCTGGCCCGTGCCCTGAGCACGCCGCGCCGCCCGGGCAACCTGTGGATGGCGCTGGTGGCCCTGGCGTTCTGCGCCCTGCTGGGGCTGTCCGACAGCCCGCAACTGCTGCGCTGGTACCCGGTGCTGATCAGCGCCTTCATGCTGGCCCTGTTCGGCGCCAGCCTGCTGCGCGGCATGCCGGTGGCCGAACGCCTGGCGCGCCTGCGCGACCCCGACCTGCCGCCCCACGCCGTGCGTTACACCCGCCGCGTGACCCAGGTGTGGTGCCTGTTCTTCCTGGGCAACGGCCTGATCGCCGCCAGCCTAACCCTGTGGGCGCCGCTGGCCTGGTGGACCCTGTACAACGGCCTGATCGCCTACGCCGCGATGGGCCTGCTGTTCGCCATCGAATGGCTGATAAGACAACGTGTGCGAGGACGCTCATGA
- a CDS encoding acyl carrier protein: MQTREDIFNILRDALVELFELEPERVTLDANLYQDLEIDSIDAVDLIDHIKRQTGKKIAADDFKSVRTVNDVVEAVHRLVSPAA, from the coding sequence ATGCAAACCCGTGAAGACATCTTCAACATCCTGCGCGACGCCCTGGTCGAGCTGTTCGAACTGGAACCCGAGCGCGTGACCCTGGACGCCAACCTGTACCAGGACCTGGAAATCGACAGCATCGACGCCGTCGACCTGATCGACCATATCAAGCGCCAGACCGGCAAGAAGATCGCCGCCGACGACTTCAAGTCGGTACGCACCGTCAATGATGTGGTAGAGGCGGTACACCGCCTGGTCAGCCCGGCGGCATGA
- a CDS encoding phosphopantetheine-binding protein, producing the protein MSDAQQHLHHDLKQLIIDALGLEDISVQDIDDQQTLFGEGLGLDSVDALELGLAIQKRYGIKIDADAKDTRNHFANVATLAAFVTARQAA; encoded by the coding sequence ATGAGCGATGCACAGCAACACCTGCACCATGACCTCAAGCAACTGATCATCGACGCCCTGGGCCTGGAAGACATCAGCGTGCAGGACATCGACGACCAGCAGACCCTGTTCGGCGAAGGCCTGGGCCTGGACTCGGTGGATGCCCTCGAGCTCGGCCTGGCGATCCAGAAGCGCTACGGCATCAAGATCGACGCCGACGCCAAGGACACACGCAACCATTTCGCCAACGTCGCCACCCTGGCGGCGTTCGTCACCGCTCGCCAGGCAGCCTGA
- a CDS encoding lysophospholipid acyltransferase family protein: MELATTAIERPRDAYYWRLLATALSFGLFGLGGLCLRLLVFPLLACLPGDAARHRQRARRTIGWLFWRFIRFMHTAGVLTYTVEGAERLGRPGQMIIANHPSLIDVVFLIGLVRQANCVVKHSLFANPFTRGPVSEAQYIGNDGSMDMLDNAVAALQQGQPLIIFPEGTRTAPGQAPAFHRGAAAIALRGAKIITPVTIRVSPTTLTKHEPWYRIPCRRVHFSLRVGADIDPQAYAAMGPAPIASRRLNDFLHQHYIKELAADERCTATPAP, translated from the coding sequence ATGGAACTGGCAACGACAGCCATAGAGCGCCCGCGGGACGCCTATTACTGGCGCCTGCTGGCCACCGCCCTGAGCTTTGGCCTGTTCGGCCTGGGCGGCCTGTGCCTGCGTCTACTGGTGTTCCCCCTGCTCGCCTGCCTGCCGGGTGACGCCGCGCGCCACCGCCAGCGTGCCCGGCGCACCATCGGCTGGCTGTTCTGGCGCTTCATCCGTTTCATGCACACCGCCGGTGTGCTCACCTACACGGTCGAAGGTGCCGAGCGCCTGGGCCGGCCCGGGCAGATGATCATCGCCAACCATCCGTCACTGATCGACGTGGTGTTCCTCATCGGCCTGGTGCGTCAGGCCAACTGCGTGGTCAAGCACAGCCTGTTCGCCAACCCGTTCACCCGTGGCCCGGTGAGCGAGGCCCAGTACATCGGCAACGACGGCAGCATGGACATGCTCGACAACGCCGTCGCCGCACTGCAGCAAGGCCAGCCGCTGATCATCTTCCCCGAGGGCACGCGCACCGCGCCCGGCCAGGCCCCCGCCTTTCATCGCGGCGCCGCGGCCATCGCCCTGCGCGGTGCGAAGATCATCACACCGGTGACCATCCGGGTCAGCCCCACCACCCTGACCAAGCACGAGCCCTGGTACCGCATCCCCTGCCGCCGCGTGCACTTCAGCCTGCGCGTCGGCGCCGATATCGACCCCCAGGCCTACGCCGCCATGGGCCCGGCGCCGATCGCCTCGCGCCGCCTCAACGACTTTCTGCACCAGCACTACATAAAGGAGCTCGCCGCCGATGAGCGATGCACAGCAACACCTGCACCATGA